From Anopheles arabiensis isolate DONGOLA chromosome 3, AaraD3, whole genome shotgun sequence, a single genomic window includes:
- the LOC120903941 gene encoding dynein regulatory complex subunit 6-like isoform X2, whose translation MMDFFIAKNHNTPVEAPAPEMEMLTLPFPKEDGEHTNGVVEKKKKKPKATPKQPTPEPEIFTGFNYLPMELLLKVMKQISVDDRLACGQTCHRWMEAAHYYLPFSDRIIYRFTNVNFTDYEPPIKSFLGAFRIFPRIAIKACTFYGNSQFWPLFGEHVIELTIKNCLIKDTELLYILEHVPNLRQLKIEQCDELFRSWYFEKRQSCCESHFVLPDLLDVSLTNNDFLDELHFNKLMTLAPNIAHLDLSNCFKMIASHRRVAMVEHIMRFINMHQFQLHTLKFNGTLAIDDICLSTLSMIEGLSLETFSMTFCDKIPAAIIDLLRRQPDLNITQDLEWKVGRHPIKAPGFISFLVRQTNLVHLDLTSSLGITDEVMELITTCLPKLKTLKLRRCILVTDEGIMNIVNLVNLEVLDLSNCYRISDHAMYRGVIGRKVKNLHELYLCELPTLSDYSLIQVTLNYEMLQVLDLSNSPNAATDATMQYVNYYLVSLKQLHLYCCTKLTDSGLTGIDLPVKPMITWDQEETFPLDRLFKLRVLNLIGCYRITDLSLENAFKLAELKELHLARCYQISEKGIAVLSQVATALEFIDLSECPLVNDNCIEMLTANLKRLRTLKVNKCPQLTNACLEIIGRNCSYLKFSYSTCT comes from the exons atgatgGACTTCTTTATTGCGAAAAACCACAACACTCCTGTGGAGGCACCGGCGCCGGAGATGGAGATGCTCACGTTACCATTTCCCAAGGAGGACGGAGAACATACAAACGGAGTTgttgagaagaagaagaagaaacctaAAGCTACTCCCAAACAGCCAACGCCCGAGCCGGAGATATTCACGGGCTTTAACTATCTCCCAATGGAA ctgctgctgaaggtgATGAAACAGATCTCGGTCGACGATCGGCTTGCCTGCGGCCAAACCTGCCACCGGTGGATGGAGGCGGCCCACTACTACCTACCGTTCAGCGATCGCATCATCTACCGTTTCACGAACGTCAACTTTACCGACTACGAGCCGCCGATCAAGAGCTTCCTAGGCGCGTTCCGGATATTCCCGCGCATCGCCATCAAAGCCTGTACCTTCTACGGGAACAGCCAGTTCTGGCCGCTGTTTGGAGAGCACGTGATCGAGCTGACGATAAAGAACTGCCTGATCAAGGATACCGAGCTGCTGTACATCTTGGAGCACGTGCCAAATCTGCGCCAGCTGAAAATAGAGCAGTGCGACGAGCTGTTTCGGTCGTGGTATTTCGAGAAGCGCCAAAGCTGCTGCGAGTCTCACTTTGTGCTGCCGGACCTGCTCGACGTGTCGCTCACGAACAATGACTTCTTGGACGAGCTGCACTTTAACAAGCTGATGACGCTCGCACCGAATATTGCGCATTTGGATCTGTCGAACTGCTTCAAGATGATTGCGTCCCATCGGCGGGTCGCGATGGTGGAGCACATTATGCGCTTTATCAACATGCACCAGTTCCAGCTGCACACGCTCAAGTTTAACGGGACGCTTGCGATCGACGATATCTGTCTGAGCACACTGTCCATGATCGAGGGGCTGAGCTTGGAAACGTTCAGCATGACGTTCTGTGACAAGATACCGGCGGCGATCATTGATCTGCTGAGGCGTCAGCCGGACCTGAACATTACGCAGGACCTGGAGTGGAAGGTGGGCAGGCATCCGATCAAAGCGCCCGGGTTCATCAGCTTCCTGGTGCGGCAAACCAATCTGGTGCATCTGGATCTAACCTCGTCGCTCGGCATTACGGATGAGGTGATGGAGCTGATCACGACCTGTTTGCCGAAGCTGAAAACGCTCAAACTACGGCGCTGCATTCTGGTGACGGACGAGGGCATCATGAACATCGTCAATCTGGTGAATCTGGAGGTGCTGGATCTGTCCAACTGCTATCGCATCTCGGATCATGCGATGTACAGGGGTGTGATCGGACGGAAGGTGAAAAACCTCCACGAGCTGTACCTCTGCGAGCTGCCCACACTGAGCGACTACTCGCTGATACAGGTGACGCTGAATTACGAGATGCTGCAGGTGCTGGATTTAAGCAACAGCCCGAATGCGGCAACGGACGCCACGATGCAGTACGTCAACTACTATCTGGTGTCGCTCAAGCAGCTCCATCTGTACTGCTGCACGAAGCTGACGGATTCGGGCCTAACTGGGATCGATCTGCCCGTAAAGCCGATGATCACCTGGGACCAGGAGGAAACGTTCCCGCTCGATCGGCTGTTTAAGCTGCGCGTACTGAACCTGATCGGTTGCTACCGCATTACGGACCTGTCGCTCGAGAACGCTTTCAAGCTGGCGGAGTTGAAGGAGTTGCATCTCGCGCGTTGTTATCAG ATCTCAGAGAAGGGGATTGCCGTCCTGAGCCAAGTGGCAACCGCGCTCGAGTTTATCGATCTCAGCGAGTGTCCGCTGGTGAACGATAACTGCATCGAGATGCTGACGGCTAACCTGAAGCGGCTCCGAACCCTCAAAGTGAACAAGTGTCCCCAGCTGACAAACGCCTGCCTGGAGATAATCGGACGAAACTGTAGCTACTTGAAG TTTTCCTACAGTACCTGCACATGA
- the LOC120904370 gene encoding F-box/LRR-repeat protein 15-like isoform X1 gives MEMSIESWFNLHYYGFGHGVDGGGYDDDEEEEDESEEEKPTPKEPIVEVDDREFPFHDDVFYINLKGPRVRTGFDNLPMEVRVAECFAECLQAFFDRQQILLNIFRFLNGVDRDAAALTCKRWFDAMGYREFLDEVCFHFEEVSICDGTPPIALFLRSFRHFSNIKLTRVQFNGYCEFWDVFGEYLREITFCNCITLTKSKLTMILKRLPFLECLALEEADEFFKTWTPVELKRIEPVCRCLRKLALRKSNAFTVDHLYYLVAMGPNISALEISKCLKQIDAPTRVKILTTILTIMKMRKKKLQAVDFSYTMYDDLFLKQFAEIENMSLSQISLSFFERAPIKDPGIIDILRCQSAIVHLDLSSFLNLTDFALIEISTSLRMLKTLKLNGCWLLTDFGVESIYKLDRLQVLDLSDCDKISDRGFMKAIVDRRRDCMSQLYLSMLPGLTDSVILKICLTLLNLTVIDFCGSDCMNDTSVQFLFCYLKCLRILRLNGCVKISDAGLTGENLPVAVIEIWDTQTTFAICELRSLQELQLSGCFKVTDFTLTHAFRFRELRELNLAHCVQISEPGIEAMSLNCPALEQIDMSDCFHVNDRCVVAMAKNLVRLRSLKLVRLPLLTVASVDALVEYAKALRYINIRGCPKIPKDAPERLKKISTLRNIPKC, from the exons ATGGAGATGTCGATAGAGAGTTGGTTCAATCTGCACTACTACGGGTTCGGGCACGGTGTGGACGGTGGCGGGTACGATGAcgacgaagaggaggaagatgaAAGCGAAGAAGAGAAGCCGACACCGAAGGAACCGATCGTGGAGGTCGACGATCGTGAGTTTCCCTTTCACGACGATGTGTTTTACATCAACCTGAAGGGGCCGCGTGTTCGTACCGGCTTTGACAATCTTCCAATGGAGGTAAGAGTTGCTGAATGCTTTGCTGAATGCTTACAAGCTTTCTTCGATCGCCAACAGATCTTGCTGAACATATTTCGGTTCCTCAATGGGGTGGATCGTGATGCGGCTGCCCTCACCTGCAAACGGTGGTTCGATGCAATGGGCTACCGAGAGTTCCTGGACGAGGTGTGTTTCCACTTCGAGGAGGTCAGCATCTGCGACGGGACGCCCCCGATCGCCCTCTTTCTGCGCAGCTTTCGTCACTTTTCCAACATCAAGCTGACGCGCGTCCAGTTCAACGGGTACTGCGAGTTCTGGGACGTGTTCGGGGAGTATCTGCGCGAGATCACGTTCTGCAACTGTATcacactcacaaagtccaagcTGACGATGATACTGAAGCGGCTTCCGTTTTTGGAGTGCCTAGCACTGGAGGAGGCGGACGAATTCTTCAAAACTTGGACCCCGGTTGAGCTGAAGCGGATCGAGCCGGTATGCCGATGTTTGCGCAAGCTGGCACTGAGGAAAAGCAATGCGTTCACCGTCGATCATCTGTACTATCTCGTCGCGATGGGACCGAACATTAGTGCGCTGGAGATTTCCAAGTGTCTGAAGCAGATCGATGCACCAACGCGGGTCAAGATACTTACCACCATTCTGACGATCATGAAGATGCGCAAGAAGAAGCTGCAAGCGGTCGACTTCAGCTACACCATGTACGATGATCTGTTTCTGAAGCAGTTTGCCGAGATTGAAAACATGTCGCTGAGCCAGATCAGTCTGTCCTTTTTCGAGCGGGCACCGATCAAGGATCCGGGAATTATCGATATATTGCGCTGCCAGTCGGCGATCGTACATTTGGATCTGTCGTCATTTTTGAATCTGACCGATTTTGCGCTGATTGAGATTTCTACTTCACTTCGGATGCTGAAAACACTCAAGCTGAATGGTTGCTGGTTGCTGACGGACTTTGGCGTTGAATCGATCTACAAGCTCGACCGGCTGCAGGTGCTCGATCTGTCCGACTGTGATAAGATCAGTGATCGTGGGTTTATGAAGGCGATCGTTGACCGGCGACGGGATTGTATGAGCCAGCTGTACCTGAGCATGCTGCCGGGGCTGACGGATAGTGTGATCTTGAAGATTTGTCTGACGCTGCTCAACCTTACCGTGATCGACTTCTGCGGTTCGGACTGCATGAACGACACCTCGGTacagtttctgttttgctaTCTAAAGTGTTTGCGTATTCTGCGGCTGAATGGATGCGTTAAG ATTTCTGATGCCGGGCTTACGGGAGAAAACCTACCAGTAGCGGTGATCGAGATCTGGGACACGCAGACCACATTCGCCATCTGCGAGCTGCGCAGTCTGCAGGAGCTGCAGCTGTCCGGGTGCTTCAAGGTGACCGATTTTACGCTGACCCATGCATTCCGCTTTCGAGAGTTGCGTGAACTCAATCTGGCACATTGCGTGCAG ATATCCGAGCCTGGGATTGAAGCAATGTCCCTCAACTGCCCTGCGCTGGAGCAAATCGATATGAGCGACTGCTTCCACGTGAACGATCGATGTGTGGTGGCAATGGCGAAAAATCTCGTGCGACTTCGTTCACTCAAACTCGTGCGACTTCCGCTGCTAACGGTTGCCAGTGTGGATGCGCTGGTAGAGTACGCGAAGGCGCTGCGGTACATCAACATACGCGGCTGCCCCAAAATACCGAAGGATGCACCGGAGCGGTTGAAGAAAATTTCCACCCTACGTAATATACCCAAGTGTTAG
- the LOC120904370 gene encoding F-box/LRR-repeat protein 15-like isoform X2, whose product MEMSIESWFNLHYYGFGHGVDGGGYDDDEEEEDESEEEKPTPKEPIVEVDDREFPFHDDVFYINLKGPRVRTGFDNLPMEILLNIFRFLNGVDRDAAALTCKRWFDAMGYREFLDEVCFHFEEVSICDGTPPIALFLRSFRHFSNIKLTRVQFNGYCEFWDVFGEYLREITFCNCITLTKSKLTMILKRLPFLECLALEEADEFFKTWTPVELKRIEPVCRCLRKLALRKSNAFTVDHLYYLVAMGPNISALEISKCLKQIDAPTRVKILTTILTIMKMRKKKLQAVDFSYTMYDDLFLKQFAEIENMSLSQISLSFFERAPIKDPGIIDILRCQSAIVHLDLSSFLNLTDFALIEISTSLRMLKTLKLNGCWLLTDFGVESIYKLDRLQVLDLSDCDKISDRGFMKAIVDRRRDCMSQLYLSMLPGLTDSVILKICLTLLNLTVIDFCGSDCMNDTSVQFLFCYLKCLRILRLNGCVKISDAGLTGENLPVAVIEIWDTQTTFAICELRSLQELQLSGCFKVTDFTLTHAFRFRELRELNLAHCVQISEPGIEAMSLNCPALEQIDMSDCFHVNDRCVVAMAKNLVRLRSLKLVRLPLLTVASVDALVEYAKALRYINIRGCPKIPKDAPERLKKISTLRTSE is encoded by the exons ATGGAGATGTCGATAGAGAGTTGGTTCAATCTGCACTACTACGGGTTCGGGCACGGTGTGGACGGTGGCGGGTACGATGAcgacgaagaggaggaagatgaAAGCGAAGAAGAGAAGCCGACACCGAAGGAACCGATCGTGGAGGTCGACGATCGTGAGTTTCCCTTTCACGACGATGTGTTTTACATCAACCTGAAGGGGCCGCGTGTTCGTACCGGCTTTGACAATCTTCCAATGGAG ATCTTGCTGAACATATTTCGGTTCCTCAATGGGGTGGATCGTGATGCGGCTGCCCTCACCTGCAAACGGTGGTTCGATGCAATGGGCTACCGAGAGTTCCTGGACGAGGTGTGTTTCCACTTCGAGGAGGTCAGCATCTGCGACGGGACGCCCCCGATCGCCCTCTTTCTGCGCAGCTTTCGTCACTTTTCCAACATCAAGCTGACGCGCGTCCAGTTCAACGGGTACTGCGAGTTCTGGGACGTGTTCGGGGAGTATCTGCGCGAGATCACGTTCTGCAACTGTATcacactcacaaagtccaagcTGACGATGATACTGAAGCGGCTTCCGTTTTTGGAGTGCCTAGCACTGGAGGAGGCGGACGAATTCTTCAAAACTTGGACCCCGGTTGAGCTGAAGCGGATCGAGCCGGTATGCCGATGTTTGCGCAAGCTGGCACTGAGGAAAAGCAATGCGTTCACCGTCGATCATCTGTACTATCTCGTCGCGATGGGACCGAACATTAGTGCGCTGGAGATTTCCAAGTGTCTGAAGCAGATCGATGCACCAACGCGGGTCAAGATACTTACCACCATTCTGACGATCATGAAGATGCGCAAGAAGAAGCTGCAAGCGGTCGACTTCAGCTACACCATGTACGATGATCTGTTTCTGAAGCAGTTTGCCGAGATTGAAAACATGTCGCTGAGCCAGATCAGTCTGTCCTTTTTCGAGCGGGCACCGATCAAGGATCCGGGAATTATCGATATATTGCGCTGCCAGTCGGCGATCGTACATTTGGATCTGTCGTCATTTTTGAATCTGACCGATTTTGCGCTGATTGAGATTTCTACTTCACTTCGGATGCTGAAAACACTCAAGCTGAATGGTTGCTGGTTGCTGACGGACTTTGGCGTTGAATCGATCTACAAGCTCGACCGGCTGCAGGTGCTCGATCTGTCCGACTGTGATAAGATCAGTGATCGTGGGTTTATGAAGGCGATCGTTGACCGGCGACGGGATTGTATGAGCCAGCTGTACCTGAGCATGCTGCCGGGGCTGACGGATAGTGTGATCTTGAAGATTTGTCTGACGCTGCTCAACCTTACCGTGATCGACTTCTGCGGTTCGGACTGCATGAACGACACCTCGGTacagtttctgttttgctaTCTAAAGTGTTTGCGTATTCTGCGGCTGAATGGATGCGTTAAG ATTTCTGATGCCGGGCTTACGGGAGAAAACCTACCAGTAGCGGTGATCGAGATCTGGGACACGCAGACCACATTCGCCATCTGCGAGCTGCGCAGTCTGCAGGAGCTGCAGCTGTCCGGGTGCTTCAAGGTGACCGATTTTACGCTGACCCATGCATTCCGCTTTCGAGAGTTGCGTGAACTCAATCTGGCACATTGCGTGCAG ATATCCGAGCCTGGGATTGAAGCAATGTCCCTCAACTGCCCTGCGCTGGAGCAAATCGATATGAGCGACTGCTTCCACGTGAACGATCGATGTGTGGTGGCAATGGCGAAAAATCTCGTGCGACTTCGTTCACTCAAACTCGTGCGACTTCCGCTGCTAACGGTTGCCAGTGTGGATGCGCTGGTAGAGTACGCGAAGGCGCTGCGGTACATCAACATACGCGGCTGCCCCAAAATACCGAAGGATGCACCGGAGCGGTTGAAGAAAATTTCCACCCTAC GCACGTCGGAATAA
- the LOC120903941 gene encoding dynein regulatory complex subunit 6-like isoform X1, translated as MMDFFIAKNHNTPVEAPAPEMEMLTLPFPKEDGEHTNGVVEKKKKKPKATPKQPTPEPEIFTGFNYLPMELLLKVMKQISVDDRLACGQTCHRWMEAAHYYLPFSDRIIYRFTNVNFTDYEPPIKSFLGAFRIFPRIAIKACTFYGNSQFWPLFGEHVIELTIKNCLIKDTELLYILEHVPNLRQLKIEQCDELFRSWYFEKRQSCCESHFVLPDLLDVSLTNNDFLDELHFNKLMTLAPNIAHLDLSNCFKMIASHRRVAMVEHIMRFINMHQFQLHTLKFNGTLAIDDICLSTLSMIEGLSLETFSMTFCDKIPAAIIDLLRRQPDLNITQDLEWKVGRHPIKAPGFISFLVRQTNLVHLDLTSSLGITDEVMELITTCLPKLKTLKLRRCILVTDEGIMNIVNLVNLEVLDLSNCYRISDHAMYRGVIGRKVKNLHELYLCELPTLSDYSLIQVTLNYEMLQVLDLSNSPNAATDATMQYVNYYLVSLKQLHLYCCTKLTDSGLTGIDLPVKPMITWDQEETFPLDRLFKLRVLNLIGCYRITDLSLENAFKLAELKELHLARCYQISEKGIAVLSQVATALEFIDLSECPLVNDNCIEMLTANLKRLRTLKVNKCPQLTNACLEIIGRNCSYLKYLHMIDCRRVRKPRERLANHRSLKAVYVEW; from the exons atgatgGACTTCTTTATTGCGAAAAACCACAACACTCCTGTGGAGGCACCGGCGCCGGAGATGGAGATGCTCACGTTACCATTTCCCAAGGAGGACGGAGAACATACAAACGGAGTTgttgagaagaagaagaagaaacctaAAGCTACTCCCAAACAGCCAACGCCCGAGCCGGAGATATTCACGGGCTTTAACTATCTCCCAATGGAA ctgctgctgaaggtgATGAAACAGATCTCGGTCGACGATCGGCTTGCCTGCGGCCAAACCTGCCACCGGTGGATGGAGGCGGCCCACTACTACCTACCGTTCAGCGATCGCATCATCTACCGTTTCACGAACGTCAACTTTACCGACTACGAGCCGCCGATCAAGAGCTTCCTAGGCGCGTTCCGGATATTCCCGCGCATCGCCATCAAAGCCTGTACCTTCTACGGGAACAGCCAGTTCTGGCCGCTGTTTGGAGAGCACGTGATCGAGCTGACGATAAAGAACTGCCTGATCAAGGATACCGAGCTGCTGTACATCTTGGAGCACGTGCCAAATCTGCGCCAGCTGAAAATAGAGCAGTGCGACGAGCTGTTTCGGTCGTGGTATTTCGAGAAGCGCCAAAGCTGCTGCGAGTCTCACTTTGTGCTGCCGGACCTGCTCGACGTGTCGCTCACGAACAATGACTTCTTGGACGAGCTGCACTTTAACAAGCTGATGACGCTCGCACCGAATATTGCGCATTTGGATCTGTCGAACTGCTTCAAGATGATTGCGTCCCATCGGCGGGTCGCGATGGTGGAGCACATTATGCGCTTTATCAACATGCACCAGTTCCAGCTGCACACGCTCAAGTTTAACGGGACGCTTGCGATCGACGATATCTGTCTGAGCACACTGTCCATGATCGAGGGGCTGAGCTTGGAAACGTTCAGCATGACGTTCTGTGACAAGATACCGGCGGCGATCATTGATCTGCTGAGGCGTCAGCCGGACCTGAACATTACGCAGGACCTGGAGTGGAAGGTGGGCAGGCATCCGATCAAAGCGCCCGGGTTCATCAGCTTCCTGGTGCGGCAAACCAATCTGGTGCATCTGGATCTAACCTCGTCGCTCGGCATTACGGATGAGGTGATGGAGCTGATCACGACCTGTTTGCCGAAGCTGAAAACGCTCAAACTACGGCGCTGCATTCTGGTGACGGACGAGGGCATCATGAACATCGTCAATCTGGTGAATCTGGAGGTGCTGGATCTGTCCAACTGCTATCGCATCTCGGATCATGCGATGTACAGGGGTGTGATCGGACGGAAGGTGAAAAACCTCCACGAGCTGTACCTCTGCGAGCTGCCCACACTGAGCGACTACTCGCTGATACAGGTGACGCTGAATTACGAGATGCTGCAGGTGCTGGATTTAAGCAACAGCCCGAATGCGGCAACGGACGCCACGATGCAGTACGTCAACTACTATCTGGTGTCGCTCAAGCAGCTCCATCTGTACTGCTGCACGAAGCTGACGGATTCGGGCCTAACTGGGATCGATCTGCCCGTAAAGCCGATGATCACCTGGGACCAGGAGGAAACGTTCCCGCTCGATCGGCTGTTTAAGCTGCGCGTACTGAACCTGATCGGTTGCTACCGCATTACGGACCTGTCGCTCGAGAACGCTTTCAAGCTGGCGGAGTTGAAGGAGTTGCATCTCGCGCGTTGTTATCAG ATCTCAGAGAAGGGGATTGCCGTCCTGAGCCAAGTGGCAACCGCGCTCGAGTTTATCGATCTCAGCGAGTGTCCGCTGGTGAACGATAACTGCATCGAGATGCTGACGGCTAACCTGAAGCGGCTCCGAACCCTCAAAGTGAACAAGTGTCCCCAGCTGACAAACGCCTGCCTGGAGATAATCGGACGAAACTGTAGCTACTTGAAG TACCTGCACATGATCGACTGCCGGCGGGTGCGAAAACCGCGCGAACGGCTCGCGAACCATCGCTCGCTCAAGGCGGTCTACGTCGAGTGGTAG